A single window of Mycosarcoma maydis chromosome 1, whole genome shotgun sequence DNA harbors:
- a CDS encoding uncharacterized protein (related to Sorting nexin MVP1) yields MSRHHRPFTWGGAQPGASFSNPTSPTLEASTFGFEPSVPDIYRRAWILVTKDASAELFADTSDADIHLGLLHKLLTSAGGLGPGSAEQIVNSACKGSRCSRSDFYCALGLLHQMQQGEELDVHLVQQRLTMGSLSAPVLDLSDATLNPHSHHTFPPTAPSGPSRIDPRPSTFMREMSDPWNANSSGSYNGIDTRPAYNQYDAMPQQYDTLNSHDSALPAGFAGNVSSGSFERIKFNAGDDRRSHQLLAHNQGSSTDTFLAPDRTEARARQPNTRQERPFSYMSDTAETNAVDAAEDPAADLPEDQVTVRLRSELEGFIIKHNVYIVSSSLRKSQVTRRYSDWLWLAECLVKRYPFRCLPVLPPKRIAMPIAGRHLSADDLFIERRRRGLERFLRMLTCHPMLREDKLVEVFFTEPRPIAEWKSSAPALFLDEEGLIKTVDEAERMSIPEDLQLKLTQQRQAIPELLERWTAMVALFERIVKRNDAAAADYSRLNFSLLSVIETSARRWRPGSDNGKKTEEIMSTMASIFQDHSDTTSSRVSAVSLSTLEGMKAQRDLILSFRDLIGRIDRQLVDPIDMLKKRIEASQKRITTLAASANSNSASIQQEQATLSAQVKQDTQSIQKYLNRRIHAKKTVWEELIWFHHRFKAVEEDMQKFVRDETFFLSTLTRMWEATEMKMKMIR; encoded by the coding sequence ATGTCACGACATCATCGGCCCTTTACCTGGGGCGGAGCACAACCGGGCGCGTCCTTTTCGAACCCTACCTCGCCGACTCTCGAAGCAAGCACCTTCGGATTCGAGCCCAGCGTTCCAGACATTTACAGGCGTGCTTGGATCTTGGTGACCAAGGACGCCTCAGCTGAATTGTTTGCTGACACTTCAGATGCAGACATTCATCTGGGCCTTCTTCACAAGCTTCTCACCTCAGCCGGTGGCCTTGGTCCCGGCAGCGCAGAGCAGATAGTCAACTCAGCTTGCAAGGGCTCACGGTGCTCGCGTTCCGACTTCTATTGCGCGCTTGGGCTGCTTCACCAAATGCAACAGGGtgaagagctcgacgtcCACCTTGTACAGCAAAGATTGACCATGGGGAGTCTGAGTGCACCAGTCCTTGATCTGTCCGATGCGACGCTTAACCCGCATTCTCATCATACCTTCCCACCGACAGCGCCGTCAGGCCCTTCGCGGATTGATCCACGTCCATCAACATTCATGCGCGAGATGTCGGATCCGTGGAACGCAAACAGTAGCGGCAGCTACAACGGCATTGATACAAGGCCGGCATATAACCAATACGATGCAATGCCGCAGCAGTATGACACTTTGAATAGCCACGACTCGGCCTTGCCCGCGGGATTCGCAGGCAACGTCTCTTCAGGTTCTTTCGAGCGCATCAAATTCAATGCAGGCGACGACAGACGGTCGCATCAGCTCTTGGCTCACAACCAAGGCTCCTCCACAGACACATTCCTCGCTCCAGATCGCACAGAAGCGAGAGCTCGACAACCCAACACGCGGCAAGAACGTCCCTTCTCATACATGTCAGACACGGCCGAAACCAATGCGGTAGATGCGGCCGAGGATCCTGCCGCTGACTTGCCCGAGGATCAAGTGACGGTGCGGCTGCGCAGTGAATTGGAAGGGTTTATTATTAAGCACAATGTCTACATTGTTAGCTCGAGTCTGCGCAAATCTCAAGTCACCAGGCGATACAGCGATTGGCTTTGGCTGGCAGAGTGCCTGGTCAAGAGATATCCCTTCCGGTGCCTGCCTGTTCTACCGCCCAAGCGGATTGCCATGCCCATCGCCGGTCGTCACCTCAGCGCGGATGACTTGTTTATAGAGAGGCGTAGGCGCGGGCTCGAACGCTTCCTCCGCATGCTCACGTGCCATCCGATGCTGCGCGAAGATAAACTGGTCGAGGTGTTTTTCACAGAACCTCGTCCAATCGCCGAgtggaagagctcggcACCGgccctcttcctcgatgAGGAGGGCCTCATCAAGACCGTCGATGAAGCGGAACGCATGAGCATTCCTGAGGACCTGCAACTCAAGCTAACACAGCAACGTCAAGCTATTCCGGAGTTGCTGGAGCGATGGACCGCCATGGTGGCGCTGTTTGAGCGCATCGTCAAACGCAACGACgcggctgcagccgatTATTCGCGGCTCAACTTTTCGCTCCTCTCCGTCATCGAGACATCGGCCAGACGCTGGAGACCGGGCAGCGATAATGGTAAGAAGACGGAAGAAATCATGTCTACGATGGCGTCCATCTTCCAAGATCACTCAGACACAACGTCTTCGCGCGTCTCTGCAGTGTCTTTATCTACACTGGAAGGTATGAAGGCACAGCGTGATCTGATTCTCTCGTTCCGCGACTTGATCGGTCGCATAGATCGCCAGCTGGTGGATCCAATCGATATGCTCAAGAAACGCATCGAGGCATCACAAAAGAGGATTACCACGCTTGCAGCTTCGGCGAACAGTAACAGTGCGAGTATACAGCAAGAACAGGCTACGCTGTCCGCCCAAGTCAAGCAGGATACCCAGTCGATTCAGAAGTACCTCAACCGACGCATCCACGCCAAAAAGACGGTCTGGGAGGAGCTCATCTGGTTCCACCACAGATTCAAAGCGGTCGAAGAGGACATGCAAAAGTTCGTTCGCGATGAAACTTTTTTCCTTTCGACGTTGACAAGGATGTGGGAAGCGACCGAAatgaagatgaagatgatCCGCTGA
- a CDS encoding transcription factor TFIIIB subunit BRF1 (related to BRF1 - TFIIIB subunit, 70 kD), which translates to MKCTNCGSSAIDYADNQAVCSQCGVVLEESQIVSDITFGENSAGGAVVQGSMIAGDQARARVSGPGGFRGGYVSESRDMTISNARTGINNMASALRIPSHVADRALRFFTLALDGGASAATGEEPKNYVLGRKSEYTVASCLYVACRMEKTTHMLIDFADAIQVNVFILGRSYLKLIRVLNLRLPLIDPSIYIARFAALLDFGEETQKVAYDASRLVSRFQKDWITEGRRPAGICGACLMLAARMNHFRRSVSEVIQVVKIADVTLKARLEEFKKTPTGQLSVQDFRNVWLEEEHAPPAYLRAREPAIVKKKRKSYKHIKLDGVENAEAPDDADADADAEGEEMATSSGKAAEAVDADAIDPALEKIVDEATEQEIQQYLQQSLAQELDKALETQEREREERARSGQVAASSSQTSASNSTLTDVARPIPDDNGASASGTRDASLDVSKAGKLLPLGGLGMDVQSTFGHDANPAQNGDANEGDAGLANRRRSVAAPVDDLDDLDEEELDRFILSPEEVKIKERVWMEFNKDWMEQMLKKQLKLEHDQKMGVPIREPYKRKKPKAPRDASTAMHNTSAAESAKIMLKQKQFSKKINYDALNNLFPGAKVISGASSKGSIRKAASGAKSRKRGRHQSSDESSSSSEEEATGADARRGRRGRKGASASKKSNKASQSTGQGYFESDQNESQAEIVEEDGEMLPPSHPLRRKETRLNKRGVHSSAAEESANTDLGEDMDEYAEGEAVNLTEAAMRSRLGYFDDDVLDDD; encoded by the coding sequence ATGAAGTGCACCAACTGCGGTTCGTCCGCCATTGACTATGCCGACAACCAGGCAGTATGTTCACAATGTGGTGTCGTTCTCGAGGAATCGCAGATCGTCAGCGATATCACGTTCGGCGAAAACTcagctggtggtgctgtTGTCCAAGGTAGCATGATCGCTGGCGACCAGGCTCGCGCACGCGTCTCTGGTCCGGGTGGCTTCCGCGGAGGCTATGTGAGCGAGTCGCGCGACATGACCATCTCGAATGCACGAACTGGCATCAACAACATGGCCTCGGCACTACGCATTCCATCACACGTTGCCGACCGTGCACTTCGCTTTTTCACGCTGGCTCTCGACGGTGGCGCTTCGGCCGCCACAGGCGAAGAGCCCAAAAACTATGTTCTCGGTCGCAAGTCCGAGTACACAGTCGCAAGCTGTCTCTATGTGGCATGTCGAATGGAAAAGACAACACACATGCTCATCGATTTTGCTGATGCCATCCAGGTCAACGTGTTTATCCTCGGTCGATCCTACCTTAAGCTCATCCGCGTCCTCAATCTGCGCTTGCCACTGATCGATCCTTCCATCTACATTGCACGCTTTGCGGCGCTGCTTGATTTCGGCGAAGAGACGCAAAAGGTGGCGTACGATGCCTCACGCCTCGTCTCTCGATTTCAAAAAGACTGGATCACCGAGGGTCGTCGCCCTGCCGGCATTTGTGGTGCGTGCCTCATGCTGGCTGCACGCATGAATCACTTTCGACGCTCGGTCAGCGAAGTGATCCAAGTAGTCAAGATCGCCGATGTCACGCTGAAAGCGCGTCTGGAAGAGTTCAAAAAGACGCCAACGGGCCAACTTTCAGTGCAAGACTTTCGCAACGTCTGGCTCGAGGAGGAACATGCACCGCCAGCCTACCTGCGCGCTCGTGAGCCGGCGATCGTCAAGAAAAAGCGCAAATCGTACAAGCACATCAAGCTTGATGGCGTCGAGAATGCAGAGGCGCCTGATGACgcggatgcagatgcagacgcGGAAGGTGAGGAGATGGCtaccagcagcggcaaagCCGCTGAGGCCGTTGATGCGGACGCAATCGATCCTGCCTTGGAGAAAATCGTGGATGAAGCCACCGAGCAAGAGATCCAACAATATCTGCAACAAAGTCTGGCGCAAGAGCTCGATAAGGCACTCGAGACGCAAGAGCGCGAGCGTGAAGAACGCGCGCGATCGGGTCAAGTCgctgcatcgtcatcgcagACATCCGCAAGCAACAGCACACTGACCGACGTGGCGCGTCCCATTCCGGACGACAATGGAGCGAGTGCTTCGGGTACCCGTGATGCAAGCCTCGACGTTAGCAAGGCCGGTAAACTGCTGCCCCTCGGCGGACTCGGCATGGACGTTCAAAGCACGTTTGGACACGATGCCAATCCGGCTCAGAACGGCGATGCCAATGAGGGTGATGCGGGCCTTGCTAACCGACGACGTAGTGTAGCGGCACCAGTAGATGACCTGGACGACctggacgaggaggagctcgatCGCTTTATTCTGTCTCCGGAAGAAGTGAAAATCAAAGAGCGCGTCTGGATGGAGTTTAACAAGGACTGGATGGAGCAGATGCTCAaaaagcagctcaagctcgaacaTGACCAGAAGATGGGTGTTCCCATCCGCGAACCGTACAAACGCAAGAAGCCCAAGGCACCTCGAGATGCTTCCACTGCGATGCACAACACGTCAGCAGCCGAGAGCGCCAAGATCATGctgaagcagaagcagtTTAGTAAGAAGATCAACTACGACGCGTTGAACAACTTGTTCCCCGGCGCCAAGGTGATAAGCGGTGCAAGTAGCAAGGGTAGCATTCGCAAGGCGGCCAGTGGAGCCAAGTCGCGCAAGAGGGGCAGGCATcagagcagcgacgagtcgtcgtcttcgtctgAAGAGGAAGCCACAGGCGCGgatgctcgaagaggcAGAAGAGGTCGCAAGGGTGCTTCCGCAAGCAAAAAGTCGAACAAGGCTTCGCAGAGCACCGGACAGGGCTATTTCGAGTCGGACCAGAACGAGTCGCAAGCCGAGATTGTggaggaagatggcgagATGCTTCCACCTTCGCACCCGCTGCGCAGGAAGGAGACGAGACTCAACAAGCGCGGCGTGCATTCGTCTGCGGCTGAAGAGTCGGCCAACACCGACTTGGGAGAGGACATGGATGAATACGCCGAGGGAGAAGCGGTCAACCTGACGGAAGCGGCGATGCGCAGCCGACTTGGCTactttgacgacgacgtgtTGGATGACGATTGA